Proteins from a genomic interval of Pseudomonas asplenii:
- a CDS encoding substrate-binding periplasmic protein encodes MPRLHRAFALLGWLLFAQEVAAEKLRLVADSWPPFTDTNLVNGGLATDIVSTALARAGYASEYEQVPWARALKGVGEGRYDVLINAWYSKERTQLGQFSNEYLVNRVMFLKHRDSPITYDNLSQLYDYPIAVVRGYAYSDEFDADARLRKVPVHNFAMAVRMLAAERVKLTLEDEYVARYYLNSEPPEVRDAVEFLPKSLIENGLHILVSERNPEHAQIVAGFDREIAAMKADGSYQRLLKLHGM; translated from the coding sequence ATGCCGCGATTGCATCGAGCTTTTGCCTTGCTTGGATGGCTACTGTTCGCGCAGGAAGTCGCCGCGGAAAAATTGCGATTGGTGGCTGATTCATGGCCACCGTTCACCGATACGAACCTGGTCAATGGTGGCCTGGCGACCGATATCGTCAGTACGGCCCTGGCCCGGGCCGGCTATGCCAGCGAATACGAGCAGGTCCCCTGGGCCCGGGCGCTCAAGGGCGTCGGTGAGGGGCGTTATGATGTCCTGATCAATGCCTGGTACAGCAAGGAACGAACTCAGTTGGGGCAGTTCTCGAATGAGTACCTAGTCAACCGCGTGATGTTTCTCAAGCACCGTGACTCACCGATCACCTACGACAACCTGTCGCAGTTGTACGACTATCCTATTGCCGTGGTGCGCGGCTATGCCTATTCCGACGAATTCGACGCGGATGCGCGATTACGCAAAGTTCCGGTGCACAACTTCGCCATGGCCGTGCGCATGCTGGCGGCGGAACGAGTGAAGCTGACACTGGAAGACGAATATGTGGCGCGCTACTACCTCAACAGTGAGCCGCCCGAGGTCCGCGACGCGGTAGAGTTCCTGCCCAAGTCGCTCATCGAGAATGGTCTGCATATCCTGGTCAGTGAGCGCAACCCGGAGCATGCGCAGATCGTCGCCGGGTTCGACCGTGAGATTGCCGCGATGAAAGCTGACGGCAGCTACCAGCGGCTGCTCAAGCTGCATGGGATGTGA
- the dbpA gene encoding ATP-dependent RNA helicase DbpA — protein MLANLESLGYAQMTPIQAQSLPVILKGMDLIAQAKTGSGKTAAFGIGLLNPINPRFFGCQALVICPTRELADQVAKEIRRLARAEDNIKVLTLCGGVPFGPQIASLEHGAHIIVGTPGRIQQHLDKGTLVLQGLNTLVLDEADRMLDMGFYDAIEAIIAQTPERRQTLLFSATYPTGIKQLSAKFMRDPQQVKAEAMHADSQIEQRFFEVAPEERLDAVVKVLNHYRPQSCVAFCFTKQQVQETVDLLSAKGMSAVGLHGDLEQRDRDQVLAMFANRSTSVLVATDVAARGLDIDALDMVINVELARDAEIHIHRVGRTGRAGEKGMAISLVAPSEAHRARAIEELQKAPLLWEQLDSLKAKEGGPLLPAMSTLCIAAGRKDKVRPGDILGALTGDAGIPGAQVGKIAIFDFQAYVAVERGVAKQALQRLNSGKIKGRSLRVRIL, from the coding sequence ATGCTGGCTAACCTGGAGTCCCTCGGTTATGCCCAGATGACGCCGATCCAGGCGCAGAGCCTGCCGGTGATCCTCAAGGGCATGGACCTGATCGCCCAGGCCAAGACCGGCAGTGGCAAGACCGCCGCCTTCGGCATCGGCCTGCTGAACCCGATCAACCCACGGTTCTTCGGTTGCCAGGCATTGGTGATCTGTCCGACCCGCGAGCTGGCCGACCAGGTGGCCAAGGAAATCCGCCGTCTGGCCCGTGCCGAGGACAACATCAAGGTCCTGACCCTGTGCGGCGGCGTGCCCTTCGGCCCGCAGATCGCCTCGCTGGAGCACGGCGCGCACATCATCGTCGGCACGCCCGGACGAATCCAGCAGCACCTGGACAAAGGCACGCTGGTCCTGCAGGGCCTGAACACGCTGGTGCTCGATGAAGCCGACCGCATGCTCGACATGGGCTTCTACGATGCCATCGAGGCGATCATCGCCCAGACCCCGGAACGCCGACAGACGCTGCTGTTCTCGGCCACCTACCCGACCGGCATCAAGCAGTTGTCGGCCAAGTTCATGCGTGACCCGCAGCAGGTCAAGGCCGAGGCGATGCACGCCGACAGCCAGATCGAGCAGCGCTTCTTCGAAGTCGCGCCAGAGGAACGCCTCGATGCGGTGGTGAAAGTGCTCAACCACTATCGCCCGCAATCGTGCGTGGCGTTCTGCTTCACCAAGCAGCAGGTACAGGAAACCGTCGACCTGCTCAGCGCCAAGGGCATGTCCGCCGTCGGCCTGCACGGCGATCTGGAGCAGCGCGACCGCGACCAGGTCCTGGCGATGTTCGCCAACCGCAGCACCTCGGTGCTGGTGGCCACCGACGTCGCCGCCCGCGGCCTGGACATCGATGCGCTGGACATGGTGATCAACGTCGAACTGGCCCGTGACGCCGAGATCCACATTCACCGTGTCGGCCGTACCGGCCGGGCGGGCGAGAAAGGCATGGCGATCAGTCTGGTAGCACCGTCCGAAGCCCATCGCGCGCGGGCGATCGAAGAATTGCAGAAGGCCCCGCTGCTCTGGGAACAGCTCGATAGCCTCAAGGCCAAGGAGGGCGGCCCGCTGCTGCCAGCCATGAGCACCTTGTGCATCGCTGCCGGGCGCAAGGACAAGGTGCGTCCAGGCGATATCCTCGGCGCCCTGACCGGCGATGCCGGGATTCCCGGGGCACAGGTCGGCAAAATCGCGATTTTCGATTTCCAGGCCTATGTCGCCGTGGAACGTGGCGTCGCCAAGCAGGCCCTGCAACGCCTGAACAGCGGCAAGATCAAGGGCCGCTCGCTGCGCGTGCGGATTCTCTGA
- a CDS encoding GNAT family N-acetyltransferase, with translation MSIDWICKHHSDLGKEQLYAILQLRTEVFVVEQKCPYQEVDGRDLQGDTYHLMGWRDDRLVAYLRLLDPLSQGGNVAIGRVVIAPQARGIGLGHELMREALKQIEKVWSGLEIYLGAQAHLQDYYGRYGFVAVGKTYLEDGIPHVGMRKV, from the coding sequence ATGAGCATCGACTGGATCTGCAAGCACCATAGCGACCTGGGTAAGGAACAGCTTTACGCCATCCTGCAACTGCGTACCGAAGTCTTCGTGGTCGAACAGAAATGCCCCTATCAGGAAGTCGATGGCCGCGACCTCCAAGGCGACACCTATCATCTGATGGGCTGGCGCGATGATCGGCTGGTGGCCTATCTGCGCCTGCTCGACCCGCTGTCACAGGGCGGCAACGTGGCGATCGGGCGGGTGGTCATCGCCCCCCAAGCCCGCGGAATCGGACTGGGGCATGAACTGATGCGCGAAGCGCTCAAGCAGATCGAGAAAGTCTGGTCAGGACTGGAGATCTATTTGGGGGCCCAGGCGCATCTGCAGGACTACTACGGCCGCTATGGCTTCGTCGCCGTGGGCAAAACCTATCTGGAAGACGGCATCCCGCACGTCGGCATGCGCAAGGTTTGA
- a CDS encoding putative bifunctional diguanylate cyclase/phosphodiesterase — MDCAQLKAGDSSSVLLVVDDYPENLISMRALLERQDWQVVTAASGIEALTLLLEHEIDLVLLDVQMPGMDGFEVARLMRGSQRTRLTPIIFLTANEQSQDAVIKGYASGAVDYLFKPFNPDILKPKIQALLEQQRNRRTLQRLTRDLEAARAFNASVLDNAAEGILVVNDDGSIRFANPAISRLLGAPLDMLIGMPFLHFMQTPHFDEWLTSPFYEGYCQGETYRLHDALLSTSSGESLPVAMSFAPLPSDQKAMVVTLLDMSVVRHLHEQLEFQAVTDPLTGLLNRRGFYQTAENTLLRSDHTPKSMVLMYLDLDGFKRVNDSLGHDAGDRVLRWVSEQLKVCLKPFDILARMGGDEFTALLELERPEQAAKVAEKLIERVSIRQQIDGMEMTLGVSIGIAIYPDCGSDLEGLLRAADIAMYEAKRAGRQQYRYYDHEMNGRARSRLMLEESVRSAIEGREFKMVYQPQVSLEDGSLRGFEALLRWHHPSVGDVPPGLFLPLLEEVRLISRLGSWIYRQAATQRHAWNGVFADELVLSVSLSATQFCMPNLIDELQEVIERHDLRPSQLEVEITESALMQDLEASRKQMRRVRAQGVRVALDDFGSGHCSLNHLRDLELDTLKLDRHLIARILDSPRDAALARSVIELCQQFGLLVIAEGVETLEQAQWLRANGCPFVQGFLVARPLIAKDATEFGKTFDWSALSG; from the coding sequence ATGGATTGCGCTCAACTTAAGGCTGGTGATAGCAGTTCTGTCCTTTTGGTGGTCGACGACTATCCTGAAAACCTGATCAGTATGCGGGCCCTGTTGGAGCGGCAAGACTGGCAGGTGGTGACGGCGGCGTCCGGTATCGAAGCGCTGACACTACTGCTCGAACATGAAATCGACCTCGTCCTGCTGGATGTGCAGATGCCTGGCATGGACGGTTTCGAAGTCGCTCGCCTGATGCGTGGCAGTCAGCGTACGCGGCTGACCCCGATCATTTTCCTGACCGCCAACGAGCAGTCCCAGGACGCCGTGATCAAGGGCTATGCCAGTGGTGCAGTGGACTATCTGTTCAAACCATTCAACCCGGATATTCTCAAGCCCAAGATCCAGGCGTTGCTCGAGCAGCAGCGCAACCGTCGGACGCTGCAACGCCTGACCCGCGATCTGGAGGCGGCCCGGGCATTCAATGCCTCGGTGCTGGACAACGCCGCCGAAGGCATCCTGGTCGTCAACGACGACGGCAGCATCCGTTTCGCCAACCCGGCGATTTCGCGCTTGCTGGGGGCGCCGTTGGACATGCTGATCGGCATGCCGTTCCTGCACTTCATGCAGACACCGCATTTCGACGAGTGGCTGACGTCGCCGTTCTACGAGGGGTATTGCCAGGGCGAGACCTACCGCCTGCATGACGCCCTGTTGAGCACCAGTAGCGGCGAGTCGCTGCCGGTGGCGATGTCGTTCGCGCCCCTGCCGAGTGACCAGAAGGCCATGGTGGTGACGCTGCTCGACATGTCGGTGGTGCGCCATCTGCATGAGCAACTGGAGTTCCAGGCGGTGACCGACCCGCTGACGGGCCTGCTCAATCGCCGGGGGTTCTACCAGACGGCGGAAAATACCCTGCTGCGCAGCGACCATACGCCCAAGTCGATGGTGCTGATGTATTTGGACCTCGACGGTTTCAAGCGGGTCAACGACTCCCTCGGGCACGATGCCGGCGACCGCGTGCTGCGCTGGGTCTCCGAACAGTTGAAGGTCTGCCTCAAGCCTTTCGATATCCTGGCGCGCATGGGCGGTGACGAATTCACCGCCCTGCTGGAGCTGGAGCGCCCGGAGCAGGCGGCGAAAGTGGCGGAAAAACTGATCGAGCGCGTCTCGATCCGCCAGCAGATCGACGGCATGGAGATGACCCTGGGCGTCAGCATCGGTATCGCCATCTATCCCGACTGCGGCTCGGATCTGGAAGGTCTGCTGCGGGCGGCCGACATCGCCATGTACGAGGCCAAGCGCGCCGGACGGCAGCAGTATCGCTACTACGACCATGAGATGAACGGCCGCGCCCGTTCGCGGCTGATGCTCGAGGAAAGCGTGCGTTCGGCCATCGAGGGCCGCGAATTCAAGATGGTCTATCAGCCGCAGGTGTCCCTGGAGGACGGCAGCCTGCGCGGCTTCGAGGCCCTGCTGCGCTGGCATCACCCAAGCGTCGGCGATGTCCCGCCCGGCCTGTTCCTGCCGCTGCTGGAGGAGGTCCGGCTGATCAGCCGCCTGGGTAGTTGGATCTATCGCCAGGCGGCAACCCAGCGTCATGCCTGGAATGGCGTATTCGCCGACGAGCTGGTGCTGAGCGTGAGCTTGAGCGCCACGCAATTTTGCATGCCGAACCTGATCGATGAATTGCAGGAGGTGATCGAGCGACATGACCTGCGTCCCAGCCAGTTGGAAGTCGAAATCACCGAGTCGGCCTTGATGCAGGACCTGGAAGCTTCGCGCAAGCAAATGCGGCGGGTTCGCGCACAGGGTGTGCGGGTTGCCCTGGATGATTTCGGCTCCGGTCATTGCTCGCTGAACCACCTGCGTGATCTTGAACTGGATACGCTCAAGCTCGACCGCCACCTGATCGCGAGGATTCTCGATTCGCCACGGGATGCCGCATTGGCGCGCAGCGTGATTGAGCTCTGCCAGCAGTTCGGTCTGTTGGTGATTGCCGAAGGAGTCGAGACCCTGGAGCAGGCTCAGTGGCTGCGAGCCAATGGTTGCCCCTTCGTCCAGGGCTTCCTGGTCGCCCGCCCGTTGATCGCCAAGGACGCCACCGAGTTTGGCAAGACCTTCGACTGGAGCGCACTGTCGGGCTGA
- the yccS gene encoding YccS family putative transporter, producing the protein MASTSFNHSLRRLWALDKFSYSVRVFIALTGIMTLCWFQNEMKLLIPLFLGVIASALAETDDSWQGRLNALAVTLVCFSVAAFSVELLFPYPLLFVCAMALAAFGLTMLGALGERYGAIASATLILSVYTMIGVDQRGGEVSNLWHEPLLLVAGAGWYGVLSVLWQAMFSNQPVQQSLAKVFRELGYYLKLKSSLFEPIRQLDVEARRLELAQQNGRVVAALNTAKEIILHRVGNGRPGSKVSRYLKLYFLAQDIHERASSSHYPYNALAEAFFHSDVLFRCQRLLRQQGKACRSLAASIQLRQPFVYDASFAEALADLNASMEHLRIQSNPAWRGLLRSLRALAANLSTLDRLLSAASNPDSLADATDSSLLDRSPRNFKDVLTRLRTQLTPTSLLFRHALRLPLALSIGYGMVHLVHPSQGYWIILTTLFVCQPNYGATRRKLGQRIMGTAIGLTVAWALFDLFPSPLIQALFTIAAGLVFFINRTTRYTLATAAMTLMVLFCFNQVGDGYGLFLPRLLDTLLGSLIAGLAVFLFLPDWQGRRLNKVLANTLSCNSLYLRQVMQQYGQGKSDDLAYRLARRNAHNADAALSTTLANMLMEPGHFRKEADVGFRFLVLSHTLLSYLSGLGAHRENQLPAEVRDYLINGVGATLAASIEQIATGLANKTAIEVQSDAEEALATELEQMPDEIDEIQRLVQTQLALICRQLGPLRTLAAHLIKGPEEQAPV; encoded by the coding sequence ATGGCATCGACCTCGTTCAACCACTCTCTGCGTCGCCTCTGGGCACTGGATAAATTCAGTTATAGCGTCCGGGTATTCATCGCCCTGACCGGCATCATGACCCTGTGCTGGTTCCAGAACGAGATGAAGCTGCTGATCCCACTGTTCCTCGGAGTCATCGCCAGTGCGCTGGCCGAAACCGACGACAGTTGGCAGGGCCGTCTCAATGCGCTGGCGGTGACCCTGGTATGTTTCAGCGTTGCGGCCTTCTCGGTCGAGCTGCTGTTCCCCTATCCGCTGCTGTTCGTCTGCGCCATGGCCCTGGCGGCCTTCGGCCTGACCATGCTCGGTGCGCTCGGCGAACGTTATGGCGCGATTGCCTCGGCGACGCTGATTCTCTCGGTCTACACCATGATCGGCGTGGACCAGCGCGGCGGCGAAGTCTCCAACCTCTGGCACGAACCCCTGCTGCTGGTGGCCGGCGCCGGCTGGTATGGCGTGCTGTCGGTATTGTGGCAGGCGATGTTCTCCAACCAGCCGGTGCAGCAGAGCCTGGCCAAGGTGTTCCGCGAGCTGGGTTACTACCTCAAGCTCAAGTCGTCACTGTTCGAGCCGATCCGTCAGCTGGACGTCGAGGCCCGGCGCCTGGAGCTGGCCCAGCAGAACGGTCGGGTGGTCGCGGCACTGAACACCGCCAAGGAAATCATCCTGCACCGGGTCGGCAACGGTCGGCCGGGCTCGAAGGTCAGCCGCTACCTGAAGCTGTACTTTCTCGCCCAGGATATCCACGAACGCGCCAGTTCCTCGCACTACCCCTACAACGCCCTGGCAGAGGCGTTCTTCCACAGCGACGTGCTGTTCCGCTGCCAGCGCCTGCTGCGCCAGCAGGGCAAGGCCTGTCGATCCCTGGCGGCATCGATCCAACTGCGCCAGCCGTTCGTCTATGACGCCAGCTTCGCCGAAGCCCTGGCTGATCTGAATGCCTCGATGGAACACCTGCGCATCCAGAGCAATCCGGCCTGGCGCGGCCTGCTGCGTTCGTTGCGGGCGCTGGCAGCCAACCTCAGCACCCTGGACCGGCTGCTCAGCGCCGCGAGCAACCCCGACAGCCTGGCCGATGCCACCGACAGCAGTCTGCTGGACCGCTCGCCGCGCAACTTCAAGGACGTGCTGACACGCCTGCGCACCCAACTGACGCCTACTTCGCTGCTGTTCCGCCATGCCCTGCGCCTGCCACTGGCCTTGAGCATCGGGTACGGCATGGTGCACCTGGTGCACCCGTCCCAAGGTTACTGGATCATCCTCACCACGCTGTTCGTCTGCCAGCCGAACTACGGCGCAACCCGGCGCAAGCTCGGCCAGCGGATCATGGGAACCGCCATTGGCCTGACAGTGGCCTGGGCGCTCTTCGACCTGTTCCCAAGTCCGCTGATCCAGGCACTCTTCACCATCGCCGCCGGCCTGGTGTTCTTCATCAACCGCACCACCCGCTATACCCTGGCGACCGCCGCCATGACGCTGATGGTGCTGTTCTGCTTCAACCAGGTCGGCGACGGCTACGGGCTGTTCCTGCCGCGCCTGTTGGACACCCTGCTGGGCAGCCTGATCGCCGGCCTGGCGGTGTTCCTGTTTCTGCCGGACTGGCAGGGTCGACGCCTGAACAAGGTGCTGGCCAATACCCTGAGCTGCAACAGCCTGTACCTGCGCCAGGTGATGCAGCAATACGGCCAGGGCAAGAGTGACGACCTCGCCTACCGCCTGGCCCGCCGCAACGCCCACAACGCCGATGCAGCACTGTCGACCACGCTGGCGAACATGTTGATGGAGCCGGGGCATTTCCGTAAGGAAGCCGACGTCGGCTTCCGCTTCCTGGTGCTGTCGCACACCTTGCTCAGCTACCTCTCCGGGCTCGGCGCGCATCGCGAGAACCAGCTACCGGCAGAAGTCCGCGACTACCTGATCAATGGTGTCGGAGCAACCCTCGCCGCCAGCATCGAGCAGATCGCCACGGGACTGGCGAACAAGACCGCCATCGAGGTCCAGAGCGACGCCGAGGAAGCCCTGGCGACCGAACTGGAACAGATGCCGGACGAAATCGATGAGATACAGCGTCTGGTGCAGACACAACTGGCGCTGATCTGCCGTCAGTTGGGGCCGCTGCGCACGCTGGCGGCGCATCTGATCAAGGGACCGGAAGAACAGGCGCCGGTGTGA
- a CDS encoding BaiN/RdsA family NAD(P)/FAD-dependent oxidoreductase translates to MRSTEVVIIGAGAAGLMCALTAAARGRQVLLLDHANKAGKKILMSGGGRCNFTNLYTEPGNFLSQNPHFCKSALARYTQWDFIAMVAKHGVPYHEKKLGQLFCDNKSSDILEMLLEECNQAGVSLHLDTSIQQIEKLENGYLLQTSLGPITCQSLVIATGGLSIPTLGATGFGYQVARQFGHQVLPTRAGLVPFTITDQLKTLCTELSGTSVDCLVSCNDQGFRENILFTHRGLSGPAILQVSSFWQPGDTVHINLLPDHDALQWLQQQQAERPNSELKTLLGEVFTKKMANLLAEHWFVSKPMKQYTPAELAEIAGKLGDWQVVPAGTEGYRTAEVTLGGVDTREVSSKTLESLKSPGLYFVGEVLDVSGHLGGFNFQWAWASGYAAAQFV, encoded by the coding sequence GTGCGCTCTACTGAAGTTGTGATCATCGGCGCCGGTGCCGCCGGCCTGATGTGTGCCCTGACCGCCGCCGCCCGCGGGCGCCAGGTGCTGCTGCTCGACCACGCCAACAAGGCCGGGAAGAAGATCCTGATGTCCGGCGGCGGGCGCTGCAACTTCACCAACCTGTACACCGAGCCGGGCAACTTCCTCTCGCAGAACCCGCATTTCTGCAAATCGGCACTGGCCCGCTACACCCAGTGGGATTTCATCGCGATGGTGGCCAAGCATGGCGTGCCCTATCACGAGAAAAAACTCGGCCAGCTGTTCTGCGACAACAAGTCCAGCGACATCCTCGAGATGCTCCTGGAGGAATGCAACCAGGCCGGCGTCAGCCTGCACCTGGACACCTCGATCCAGCAGATCGAGAAACTGGAAAACGGCTACCTGCTGCAGACCAGCCTCGGCCCGATCACCTGCCAGTCGCTGGTGATCGCCACCGGCGGGCTGTCGATCCCGACCCTCGGCGCCACCGGTTTCGGTTACCAGGTCGCCCGGCAGTTCGGCCACCAGGTGTTACCGACTCGCGCGGGACTGGTGCCCTTCACCATTACCGATCAACTCAAGACCCTGTGCACGGAACTCTCGGGTACCTCGGTCGATTGCCTGGTGAGTTGCAACGATCAGGGCTTCCGGGAAAATATCCTGTTCACCCACCGAGGTCTCAGCGGCCCGGCGATCCTGCAGGTTTCGTCGTTCTGGCAGCCTGGCGACACGGTGCATATCAATCTGCTGCCGGACCATGATGCACTGCAATGGCTGCAACAGCAGCAGGCCGAACGCCCCAACAGCGAACTGAAGACCCTGCTGGGTGAAGTTTTCACCAAGAAGATGGCCAACCTGCTGGCCGAACACTGGTTCGTCTCCAAGCCGATGAAGCAGTACACCCCGGCCGAGCTGGCCGAGATCGCCGGCAAGCTCGGCGACTGGCAGGTGGTGCCTGCGGGCACCGAGGGTTATCGCACCGCCGAGGTTACCCTGGGCGGGGTCGATACCCGCGAGGTGTCCTCCAAGACCCTGGAGTCGCTGAAGAGCCCGGGCTTGTATTTTGTCGGTGAAGTGCTGGATGTCAGTGGCCACCTGGGCGGTTTCAACTTCCAGTGGGCCTGGGCGTCGGGGTATGCGGCCGCGCAGTTTGTCTGA
- a CDS encoding winged helix-turn-helix domain-containing protein, translating to MDISKTKSSFYRRLYVAWLIDSGTASSVPALTEVTGMPRRTAQDTIVALADLDILCEFEQQEGARNHAGHYRIHGWGAIDKGWIERNLMSIKQVLGYP from the coding sequence ATGGATATCAGCAAGACCAAGAGCAGTTTCTATCGCCGCCTGTACGTGGCCTGGCTGATCGATAGCGGCACGGCCAGCAGTGTCCCGGCGTTGACCGAGGTGACCGGCATGCCCCGGCGCACGGCCCAGGACACGATCGTGGCGCTGGCCGATCTGGACATCCTCTGCGAATTCGAACAGCAGGAGGGCGCCCGCAACCATGCCGGACACTACCGGATCCATGGGTGGGGGGCGATCGACAAGGGCTGGATCGAGCGTAACCTGATGTCGATCAAGCAGGTGCTGGGTTACCCCTGA
- a CDS encoding polysaccharide lyase family 7 protein, whose protein sequence is MIDLTTWNLSVPVGTPPATIDTPKLVQGFKDQYFHSDSGTLFFWSPVTGSKTENAIYPRSELRETYPDGRLRNWLYGEANNYLRATLAVNQVPSSGKIVIGQIHAYNSTQPMLKVEYQYKDSRKTGIIVVKVRNHPDDKESRVIQIADDVPLDKTFTYVIHLSRGGYLSVRAADAAWNTQVSTSWRDKPLYFKAGVYVQDNTGYTSEGGMVTFYKLDIDHETG, encoded by the coding sequence ATGATCGACCTGACGACCTGGAACCTCAGCGTCCCCGTCGGCACTCCGCCGGCAACCATCGATACGCCCAAACTGGTGCAAGGCTTCAAGGACCAGTACTTCCATTCGGATAGCGGCACCTTGTTCTTCTGGTCACCGGTGACCGGGTCCAAGACCGAGAACGCTATCTACCCGCGCAGCGAACTGCGCGAAACCTACCCCGACGGACGCCTGCGCAACTGGCTGTACGGCGAAGCCAACAACTACTTGCGCGCGACCCTGGCAGTGAACCAGGTCCCCTCCTCGGGCAAAATCGTCATTGGCCAGATCCACGCCTACAACAGCACCCAACCGATGCTCAAGGTCGAGTACCAGTACAAGGACAGCCGCAAGACCGGGATCATCGTGGTGAAGGTTCGCAATCATCCGGACGACAAGGAAAGCCGCGTGATCCAGATCGCCGACGACGTGCCGCTGGACAAGACGTTCACCTACGTCATTCACCTCAGTCGTGGTGGCTACCTGAGTGTGCGTGCCGCCGACGCGGCGTGGAATACCCAGGTCAGCACCAGTTGGCGTGACAAGCCGCTGTACTTCAAGGCCGGGGTCTATGTGCAGGACAACACCGGATATACCAGCGAAGGCGGAATGGTGACGTTCTACAAGCTGGATATCGATCACGAGACGGGCTGA
- a CDS encoding M48 metallopeptidase family protein — MTVLKYLQAYPASLQEQVRQMIAQDRLGDYLSQRYPGRHAVQSDKALYGYALALKQEHLRNAPAIDKVLFDNRLDLTHRALGLHTAISRVQGGKLKAKKEIRIASLFKEAAPEFLRMIVVHELAHLKESDHNKAFYQLCEYMQPGYHQLEFDLRVYLTWRDLQGKAAAAD; from the coding sequence ATGACTGTGCTGAAATACCTCCAGGCCTATCCTGCGTCGCTGCAGGAGCAGGTGCGCCAGATGATCGCCCAGGACCGGCTGGGCGATTATCTGAGCCAGCGTTATCCCGGCCGGCATGCGGTGCAGAGTGACAAGGCGCTGTACGGCTACGCCCTGGCCCTGAAGCAGGAGCACCTGCGTAACGCGCCGGCTATCGACAAGGTGCTGTTCGATAATCGCCTGGACCTGACCCACCGCGCCCTGGGCCTGCACACCGCGATCTCGCGAGTCCAGGGTGGCAAGCTCAAGGCCAAGAAGGAGATCCGCATTGCTTCGCTGTTCAAGGAGGCGGCGCCGGAATTTCTCCGGATGATCGTGGTGCACGAGCTGGCGCATCTCAAGGAAAGCGACCACAACAAGGCGTTCTACCAGTTGTGCGAATATATGCAGCCAGGGTATCACCAGCTGGAGTTCGACCTGCGGGTCTACCTGACCTGGCGGGATCTGCAAGGCAAGGCCGCCGCGGCCGATTGA